The stretch of DNA GTTGTCATGTCTAATTTATGATAGTTGTCGCGTGTAATCAAACTGTAGctgccgtgtgtgattaactacttgccacatatggtcaaaacagtagttgccatgtatgtttacctagttgccacgtgtggtccaaccatagtttcCATGCACTGTTAATCAcaattgccatgtgtgtttatctggttgccacgtatgcgcaactgcagttgccgtgtagcaaagaatcacagttgccatgtgtgtgtaccgagttaccacgttcgcgtaactgcagttgtcgtgtagcaaagaatcacagttgccatgtgtgtgtacCGAGTTGCCACGTTCGCGTAACTACAGTTGCCATCCACAAGGTAGGAGTGTCGTAAgggcgaaaagcagttcgcccacacgtgcatgacctaggtggtggctgtgtgggcgaaaagcagttcgcccacacagcgTAGCTGGCAAATAGCGTGGTGCGGGCGTGTGAGCaaactctccaacgcccacacaccagccccgtccTACGTGGCACATCAGATTCACCTTTTCGTGTCAAGAATCTGCAAAAGACAGTGAACGACGATTCAACCGTATGGGCGAGTTGGGTAACGCCCACACGTATGGCCATATGGGCATTAGTGTTTTCGTTTATTATTGTTAGCATAGACCTGTGCAGCACCGTGGATTTCCTGTTCCTGGTAGATTTTACGTCCCACTTAGATTTAATGTTCCAGATTTTAGGTTCATTCCATGCAAATAACTAAATGTCGCATGAGCCCGCTTCTGCCCTTGTGCAAATTCGTATCTAGGGTTTCCTGCCTCTCCAGTCCGCCCGTCTCCCATGGTTTTTGGACTATGAAGGCACGGTGGATCCTGCTttttgccggcgggagggctccgtttttaggtgCTTTCTctgagttttgttagagtttgtgcCATGCTTAAGAAGACGAGGCAGCGGCGGCTTCTTGAAGATCGAATAAGGTCCTTCCCGCCTAGTCTCCGTCCCGGTGTTGTTTCAAGCATTGTCGGACGGCGTGTGGAGAtttgtctccggcggatctcgtgGGAACCGGTCAGCGTTCGTCGTCGGTGGATCTGACTGGATCCGATCCTCGTTTGTCTACGCCCGTGTGTCCGCAGGTTGGATCCTCCGATCCCTCTCCACACCACTACTACCATGGATTCCTCCCCGCCAAAGCTCTCTGGTACGGGCTGGCGCCAGACCAGAAGAAGGAGATGGCTGCCATTGCTGCCGgttggctggccggcaggcaaccagaggatgacgacgtcccaatAGATGACGCGGTCGACGACGATGAGCCGGCGCCACCATCCTCCTCAGTCGCGCGACCCTCCTCCTCCGCCACCCTCGCTGGTGCACTTCACCTTGACCATCGGCGAGTCCCGTGCCCATTATGTGGACATGATGCGGGAGGAGCGGTTTCGTGATGCGCAGGACGAtgtcgcctacaaccaccatctcctccagaagCATCTGCAGGCGAAGGAGCAACTTGCCGGCAGGGCGGTCACGCCGAATGCAGACATAGCAgagcaggaggcactgctcgaGTCATACCGCTCCGCCCGTTGGCGGTACCGACAGCGAGTGGCGGAGGTGGCAGCCGCCGGCAAGGAGTGCGACGACGAGGCGGACGAGCCGGTGTTCGGCGAGATCGATGACAAGGAGGACGCCGCTGCAATGATTGAAAACGAACAGATTAAAAGTTTTCTCATGAAAAAAAAAACTACCGTCCTTCGTCACAGTGCCTTCGTAGCAGCAGCACAGTACCACCACATGTAGATGATTGCGCGCACGCAGTCACCACCACAAACATTTTCTTTGTTCCCGGTTAGAAATTGTAGTAGATGAACAGGTCCGATGAGGATAACGTATCGCGAGCCGGCCACAGGCGTGCCGCCACGTGAGCGGCGTGCCGGTCACACACAGCGTTATCCCATCCACGCGCGCCCCTGGCCGCATGTCTGGGCGCCCCGGGCTGGAGTATATTGGCCCGTCGCTGCGCCAGTGCTGGACGCTTTTCTTCAGACAGAGTTGGCAAGCAAGCGCAGACAGACAGAGCTTGAGAGAGCGCGCGCGAGATGGCAGCCTCCATGATCACCTCGCCGATTGTGGCGCCCACGAGCCTGCCGTCCCTCTCCCGCCGGGGCTCCTCCTTCGCCGTCGTCTGCAGCGGTGGCAAGAAGATCAAGGTCGACAAGCCCCTCGGTACGTCCGTCATCACCcaccccctgcatgcatatgcatgcgaCCTTCAACTGATGTGTTCCACACATGCATGCTCTGGTGACCATGAGATCCATGGATGGATTCAGTGGTCTGATTCGACGAAATCTGTGTTACTCCGCAGGACTCGGAGGCGGCTTGACAGTCGACATCGACGCCAACGGCAGGAAGGTCGGCAAGAAGGgcgtgtaccagtttgttgacaagtACGGCGCCAACGTCGACGGCTACAGGTAACCCAACAGATGTGAATGAAATATTGTTTGGTAGAACTTGGTAAAACTGGCATCGATTGGTGACGTGATTACCGTACGTACCTAACAGTTACTCACGTTGCTAATTCGCAGCCCAATCTACACGCCGGAGGAATGGTCTGAATCTGGTGACCGCTACGCCGGCGGTGAGTGATTTTACTATTTGTAGTACCTCTTACTCAATATCCACATGCTTATGCATGTAGAATTCTGGCCTCTGCATCGGGTCGATGCACACAGTTGTGATACATGCACACATGTACCCGATTAAAGGTAGCACTTACTGTACAAGTTGTTACCTAACTACAAATTGATACATGTTTATACTGGGCATACCGTAAAAGTTAGCTGCAAATCTAAGCTTATTCCCCTAAAAAAAGTCTAAGCTTATTCAATCGTAGCAACATAACCGATAGAGAAGAGATGAAAGTTTTGCTTGAAAGAAGAGCAATTATAGTTTTTCGTGGGGCAGAACCACAATTATATACTCAACTGATAATTGGCAATGTGAATTACCATGTAGTTAGAGGTGCTTGTTTAGGTAGTAGTTGATTCATGAGAGAGATACTATCTTATTTGATTTACTATCTCTGTTGGGCATATTAGCTCATTTTCTGATTAGTTTAATCAACAAGTGAATCATGACGACAATGCTAATAATATTAATTTCAATGTAAGCTAATGATCCAAACGCTTACtaaagcatagaacatgtatatctATGATAATGACAAGTACAATCAATGCATGTGATAGTATTTACTTCCCATTATCACAGATAGTAAGCATAAGTAACGGATGGAGGGGTATTTTGGTGGTATACCAGAGACATGTATCGGATTTTTCATATGTGATTACCCGTATATAGGCTCCTTTGGTTTGCGGGGTTCTAAAAACTCAAGAATAGGAAAAACAAAGGAATAGGTTataaatgcatgtgcaaaacagagaaatgATAAACACATGAATtatatcaacttgggtgtttggttcataggaattgaAAAAAAAAACATAAGAAACCTAATAAACATGGTAAAACTAAAAACAACCCACTTGAAAATGTATAGTCAGAATATTATCATTCCACCAAGGTTTATAGTCTTGTTCTTCATCCAtatgaatttgaaaaggaggacaaagtAGGTAGTAAAATTCCTGTGTTATTCCTTTGAAACTGGGTTCAAAGGAAAATTTCCTTCATTTTTTCTTTGCCTCATTCCTTTGAACCAATGACGTGAATAGTATCACCATAGGATTTGTTTTTCATTCTTTCACTTTTACTTTGAACCAAAGGAGCCCTAAGAAGTTTAGGGCTTATTTGGATGGAAAATATTACTCTTTTTCACTTCAGACCGATACGCGttgtttttcctctcttttttttttttgagcggtAAGAAAACGCCGTTGTTTAGAAGTGTTTTCGTTCAAATTCTCCAACAAAACCAGTAAGCTGATCCACGTCCTTGATATCCGCATGCAGGAACGACCGGGCTTCTTATCTGGGCCGTCACCCtcgccggcctcctcggcggcggcgTCCTCCTCGTCTACAACACCAGCGCTCTCGCCGGCTAAGAGAGCATCTACGTGTAACACAGGGCCGGGTCTGTGCTTGCATGCACGTCTCTGTAATCTACGTAGCTACCTCCTGTGAATGTATGTCATCAACGATGCAAAGTAATTGATTCGAACAGATGGTTTATGTATGTACGTAACGCAGTTACCATATACTCCTACTTCCTACTTTGGAAACTGTAAAAGGGTGGATTCTTTTTTTTTAAGCCGGGCTAATCCCCTTTCCATTATCAAAATAACGGAAATACAACCGAGTTTCAGGGAAAGACAAACAGGGAAAAGGAAAAAGCGAGCTCGAGCACTCCAGAGAAACCCGCTGTAGTCGCTCGCAATCGAAACGACCACCACGGGGCGAAAACCCTGGAGCACTAGCAACTCACCGCAAATGTAACAAATGTCTCACAACCCCCACCACAGCCTACGCAGAGGCAGAAGACAAACACCAGTACTAGGGAGACAAACGTAACGAAGAGACTAACACCAATCGCGACCAGCTTCAAGAAAATGAGCTTCAAAAGGAGAGGTCCGCTGCCAAGAGTCATCCCTGGGTGGTCCCCGTGTGTGCAGACGCGCAAAGGCTCATCATCTTCTTAGCGTTCATCCTCAGCAATGCTGCGCCCTGCTCCAGCTCCGTTCGTTCTTCGCCTTTCAACAGACCTACCCagtaggaaagatgcgcacaagcaTTGAAAACAATCTCAAAAGGAGATGACAATTTCTTGAGTTCAAACGTAGCTTGATTCCTGCAGTTCCAAATGGCCCAGCAGATGGCCGCGAGCCCCACCGTAAAGTGTTTCTCTCCATGGGGAAGAAAAGCATAACACCAAGAGTAAAACTGACATAGGTTGTTGGGGCACAAATCGGTACCCAGCACTGCACCAATTGTGCGCCAGGCAATCCTAGCGACGGGGCATAGAAAAAATAGATGCAGGTAAGTCTCCCTGCATTTGCAGAACGAGCAACAAGGGTTGCCAGCCCAGTTTCGACGTTTCATCACATCCCTGGTTAGAACAGCGTCCTGGAACAGTTGCCATAGGAAAATCTGTATTTTGACAGGTAATTTGGCCCTCCAAATCCACCTATAGTCACAACCAGCAAGATCTTTTTCCAGATAAGAGTAAACTGACTTGGTAGTGAATCTACCTTTGGGACCAAAACTCCATTCAACGCCGTCGCCCTCATCAGAATTTATAATGTTATCAACAGCCCCCTGCACCCCCTCTAGTTGGCGGGTCAGATCCGCATTCAGTCTATGTCTGAACATGCCCCCACCAGCCCGGGATTTAAATTGAGCTATAGTATCATTCGGAAAGTTAGCAACACTAAAAAGATCTGCATATAGATCACAAAGAGGAGGGTGGGAACCAATAGGGTCCAGCCACACACGAGCTATGTTGCCAGATTTGATCACTATCCTTCTCCCGGCCATGTATATGTTTTTAACTTTCAAAAGCGACTTCCAGACCGGAGAATCAGCGAATCTGGGTTTGACAGACGCAACCGAGCTGTTTTTGAGGTATTTAGCTTTGACCACTTCTTGCCACAAACCTTCTCCCGTGTCAAGTTTCCACCACCATTTTACTAGGAGAGATAGATTTtgtttgtggaggtctttcacccccaAGCCTCCTTTGCTCTTAGACCTACACACCCTGGTCCATTTGATGAGGTGGTATCGTTTTTTCCCCATCCCACCACACCAAAAAAACTTGTGGCGATACTTGTCTAGCCTCTCAATAAAAGTTTTGGAGAGGAGAAACATATACATATAGTAGTAAGCAATACTGGACAGGGAAGAATTCAAGGGTTAGCCTCCCTCCGGATGAGGCAGCATTGCCAATCCAGGAGTCACAGCATTTGAGGTATCTAATAGCAACAAACTCCCAATCTGAGTTTCTCAGAGAGGAGTAGCTGACTGGCACCCCTAGATATTTCATAGGGAAGTGACCAATTTGACAGCCGAATAGGTCAGCGTATTTTTTGAGGGTCGAGtcgtcccccccccccacacacacacacagcacctCGCTCTTTAGGAAATTAATCTTGAGACCGGACATCAACTCGAACAAGTACAGGAGATGTTTAAGGTTTACTGCCTTGTCAATGTCATCTTCAATGCAGATAATCGTGTCATCCGCATACTGCAGAACAGCCACCCCGTTAGGAATTAAGTCAGCTGCCAGCCCTTTAAATAAATTGTTTTTCTGGGCATTAAGTATCATCTTAGTGAGACACTCTGCAGCAATGTTAAACAGAGAAGGGGACATGGGGTCCCCTTGTCAGACCCCCTTATGACTTTGGAAGTAAGGCCCCGTGGTGTTATTAATTTTGACACTAACTGTGCCATTATGAAGAATTTTCTCCACCCATTCACACCACTTTGTGTTGAAGCCCCTCATCTTGTGGCATTCAAGCAAAAACTCCCAGTTAACCTTATCATATGCTTTCTTGAAGTCAAGTTTCAGCACAATTCCTGTTTTCTTCTTGACATGAGTGTGATGTAGAATTTCGTGCAATGCCAGGATCCCATCCATGATATTACGTTTCTTGATAAAGGCATTTTGGTGGCGACTAATGAGTTTGTAAGCAAACACAGCAGCCCTGTTATCTAAAACCTTGGTTATCAACTTATAAGGGCATCTCAAAAGACAGATAGGTCGAAACTCTTGGATTTTTTTGGCCCATTGATTTTAGGAATCAGGGTAATAGTCCCATAATTCAGTCTCTCTACATCCAGTGTCCCTTCATGAAAGGCCTTAAACAAGTTCATAATATCATCTTTAACAACATCCCAACAGAATCGATAGAACTCTGCTGGAATATTATCGGGTCCAGGGGCTCTATTGTTGTCCATAGAGAAAAGGGCTTTTTTAACCTCTTCCTCACTAAAAGATCTAGTCAGGAATTCGTTATCCTCATCCGTGAGTTTTTCATCATCGCCCCAAGTGTCAGGATCTAAGTGGAAAAGATTCCCGGGGGCCGGACCAAAAAGCTCTTTATAGTAGTGTGTAGCATGATTAAGCAAGTTATCGGTCCCTTCAATGGTTGTGTCACCACATGAGAAGGAGTGAATAGTGTTTTTACGTTTCTTCCCGTTGGCAATCCTATGGTAGAAAGCAGTGTTTTGATCACCCTTCAACAGCCAAGTTTCGTGTGATTGTTGAAGCCAATATAATTCCTCATTTACCATGAGTTGCTGGAGTTCACCACTAAGAGAGGCTCTTTTCATAAGTGTATCAGGATCAAGAGGACCTTGTTCTTCCATAGCTTCTATGGATGCAAGATCGTCCttgatcattttttttctttttttggtgtgCCCGAATTTGTCAGAACCCTAGCCTTTAAAAAACTTTTTAAACCGCTTCAACTTGATATTTAGGACATCTATAGGGTCCGAGGAGTTGACTGGCTTCTGCCAGATTTGATTGACCAAAGGGAGGAATTCCTCGTTGGCCATCCAACTCATCTCGAATCTGAACTCTCTAGGCTTAGGAGATTGAGGTTGCGAGCTGTTTGTGGACATAAGGAGGGGATTATGGTCGGAAACATCTCGGACCAATTTCTGGCAGTAACTAAGGGAAATAAATCTTCCCATTCATAACTCATAAGAATCATGTCAAGTTTTTCCAGGGTGGGGTGGGCTTGATTATTGGACCAGGTAAACATCCCCCCTTCCACAAAGATCTCATGAAGGCATAGGGTATTAATGATAGCATTAAACTTGTCAACATACTAGGAGGCATCCATTTTTTTTTCTCCCCACTATGTCTAAGGATGTTGAAATCACCACCCACAATGTAAGGCATTGATAGGTGGCTACAATAGTTGGCCAATTCCTCAAGGAATTCATCTTTGGACTCATCATGGACCGCACCATACACATTAAGTAAAGACCAAACACATTGTTTTTTAACATCGAAGATAGTAACTTGAAGGATAAATTTCCCCAAGGACCACGAAACAACTTCCAGATTTTCTCTCTTGACCCCACAGAGGAGACCCCCAGCCTTGCCAATCGAAGGGATCCAATTCCAGTCAAAAGTACCATAAGGATCGATCTTGCTAAAGAAACTAGGAGAGAATCTTCTCTTCATCGTCTCTTGTAAACAAAGGAAATCTAGGGAATGATCTTTAATCAGATCAAAGAAGCAGGTGATCATCCCTCTTTTACCTGCCCCTCTACAGTTCCAAAAAATACCATTCATTTTGAATTTttacccctccccctccccctagtTGTAATGCCAGGGGGTATAGTACCATTATCAGAAGTAACAGTGGGCTCCACTGCTTTCTGGCTTCTAGTCCTGGACCTGGAtatagatgtttgaattttatgcgcattttttttctttttcctagaCCCAACAACAGTGAAATCAGAAACATCATAGTTCTGCTCATCTCGCCAATTCAGATTGATAGGGATATCCTCGCCCTTCCCATTAGTGATGAGCATCACCTAATCAGGAGGTGTATGTTTTTCTACATCACTATTTCTAATGTGTTCTAGTTCCCTAAGGATATCAATCTTAGAAAAATCACAATCGGGGATCATAACACCCATATTTCTAGCTCTAAGCATCAAGTCAGAATTAGACAGAATATCAAAAGAGTTATTAGAATTTTTGGTACCTTCCAAGTCCCTCTTCTTGCTGGCAGCTTTGGCTCTGTCCTCCACCTTCTCCAAATTGGTCATCTGGGTCCTGGTACTGAACCTGAGATTGTTTTCATGTAAGAGGGGAGGTGTGGGGATCACCTCACCATAGCAATCATGAGCAGAATCAGGTGATTGCACGCTGTACTCAACTGGATCATTCTCAACAGCACCAAAAGGGCCCTGCAACTCAGTAACTTTGATTGAGTTTTTCACACTGTCAGCGTAAGTTTTCCTCACATTCCTTTTTCCATCACCCAGAGTAGCAGACTGACTGCACATATCATGGGATAAAGATAGAGCAATAGATTTATCATGGGCAGCTAAGGCCTCTTGTTCCATGGTATGAATTAGAAGAGTATCATGGTTCGAGCTATCAGAATTCACTGAGACAGGCGATTCCAGAGCATCATTAACACATTGCTTCCCCACAGTTTTGTTCCCTCCCACTTCATGCATACCACCAGAAGAGCTGCCCCTCATATCATCCTTTAGcccctctcttttttgtttcttgggTGAGGGCTCACCCTGTTCAATAGAAGTTTTCACATTGATATTCTCTCTGTCAGGATTTCGAACCAGGACTCGTTCCACTTCAAAAGTGAAGTCATAGAAACGATCCCCCAG from Triticum dicoccoides isolate Atlit2015 ecotype Zavitan chromosome 6A, WEW_v2.0, whole genome shotgun sequence encodes:
- the LOC119318301 gene encoding photosystem II 10 kDa polypeptide, chloroplastic-like; this translates as MAASMITSPIVAPTSLPSLSRRGSSFAVVCSGGKKIKVDKPLGLGGGLTVDIDANGRKVGKKGVYQFVDKYGANVDGYSPIYTPEEWSESGDRYAGGTTGLLIWAVTLAGLLGGGVLLVYNTSALAG